A window from Cryptomeria japonica chromosome 1, Sugi_1.0, whole genome shotgun sequence encodes these proteins:
- the LOC131075726 gene encoding type I inositol polyphosphate 5-phosphatase 4, with translation MKFSIAKKSKLVARKWLNLKSKADEFYADDIFEGPLLRKTEYGTPVRLEPYASQGTGLKSISIFVETWNLGGMTPYNGLNLDDWLHTSCPADIYVLGFQEIVPLNAGNILGVEDNGPAAKWLALIRQTLNSSSFSPFSWDGPKDSSVLPNSFDSDCGCSQTHQNSVSYESNSFQTLYFHSRPNSESKTSSLEPKQKFNLIDHLPLEMVNTMNCNTPFGSFSSEGERDFSMRYSLSERSYSSEENSSEESNYSLVASKQMVGMFLCVWVRSDLRQHVRDLRVSCVGRGLMGYLGNKGSISISMSFQGTSFCFVCCHLTSGEKGGDMIRRNSDVMEILKRTHFPQMDKILGKKTSERILEHDRVIWLGDLNYRLALQHADTKILVKKNYWEALLEKDQLLTEKKTGNIFEGWNEGNIYFPPTYKYCKNSDQYAGENSVSRTKGRTPAWCDRILWYGKGLRQLCYVCGESKISDHRPVYSIFMAEIKMLDKIN, from the exons ATGAAGTTTTCTATTGCCAAGAAGAGCAAG TTAGTGGCCAGGAAATGGCTGAACTTAAAGAGCAAAGCAGATGAGTTTTATGCTGATGATATTTTTGAAG GACCTTTGTTGAGAAAAACTGAATATGGCACACCAGTAAGACTGGAGCCATATGCATCCCAAGGCACTGGCCTTAAAAGTATAAG CATATTTGTTGAGACATGGAATTTAGGAGGTATGACACCATATAATGGACTCAACTTGGATGATTGGCTGCACACATCATGTCCAGCAGATATCTATGTTCTGGG GTTTCAAGAAATTGTGCCTTTGAATGCTGGGAACATCTTGGGTGTAGAAGACAATGGCCCTGCTGCAAAATGGTTGGCCCTTATTCGCCAAACATTGAACAGTAGCAGTTTCTCACCATTTAGCTGGGATGGACCAAAAGATTCATCAGTATTACCTAACAGTTTCGATTCTGATTGTGGGTGTTCTCAAACACATCAGAATTCTGTTTCCTACGAGAGTAATTCCTTCCAGACTTTATACTTTCATTCCAGACCAAATAGTGAATCTAAAACTTCTTCACTAGAACCCAAGCAAAAATTCAATCTTATTGATCATCTCCCATTGGAAATGGTTAACACAATGAACTGCAATACCCCATTTGGATCGTTTTCATCGGAGGGCGAAAGAGATTTCAGTATGAGATATTCCTTATcagaaagatcttattcaagtgaGGAGAATTCAAGTGAAGAGTCAAATTACAGTTTGGTAGCCAGCAAGCAGATGGTTGGCATGTTTCTCTGTGTTTGGGTGCGAAGTGATCTGAGACAGCATGTCAGAGATTTAAGAGTCTCTTGTGTTGGTCGAGGGCTAATGGGTTACCTTGGCAACAAG GGCTCTATTTCCATCAGTATGTCATTCCAAGGTACAAGCTTTTGCTTTGTTTGCTGTCATTTGACCTCGGGAGAAAAGGGAGGTGATATGATACGCAGGAATTCTGATGTCATGGAGATTTTAAAGAGGACCCACTTTCCACAAATGGACAAGATCTTGGGAAAGAAAACTTCAGAAAGAATTTTGGAGCACGA TCGGGTAATTTGGCTTGGGGATTTGAACTATCGCCTTGCACTTCAACATGCAGATACTAAAATActtgttaaaaaaaattattgggaAGCTCTGTTGGAAAAAGACCAG CTTCTAACTGAAAAGAAAACAGGGAATATATTCGAAGGATGGAATGAAGGCAATATATATTTCCCTCCTACGTACAAGTACTGCAAAAATTCAGACCAGTATGCAGGAGAAAACAGTGTATCAAGAACAAAAGGGAGGACACCAGCATG GTGTGATCGTATTCTTTGGTATGGAAAAGGCTTAAGACAGCTCTGTTATGTATGTGGAGAATCAAAGATCTCTGACCACCGTCCtgtatactcaatttttatggctGAGATAAAAATGCTagacaaaataaattaa